A window of the Arachis duranensis cultivar V14167 chromosome 5, aradu.V14167.gnm2.J7QH, whole genome shotgun sequence genome harbors these coding sequences:
- the LOC107487067 gene encoding AP-4 complex subunit epsilon (The sequence of the model RefSeq protein was modified relative to this genomic sequence to represent the inferred CDS: added 73 bases not found in genome assembly), with protein MEQLKTIGRELTMGSQGGFGQSKEFLDLVKSIGEARSKAEEDRIVLREIETLKRRLLEPDIPKRKMKEYIIRLLYVEMLGHDASFGYIHAVKMTHDDALPLKRTGYLAVTLFLSDDHDLIILIVNTIQKDLRSDNYLVVCAALNAVCKLINDETIPAVLPQVVELLGHSKEAVRKKAVMALHRFYQKSPGAVSHLVSNFRKRLCDNDPGVMGASLCPLFDLVTIDAKSYKDLVSSFVSILKQVAERRLPKSYDYHQMPAPFIQVKLLKILALLGSGDKQASESMYTVLGDIIRKSDSSTNIGNAVLYECICCVASIHPNPKLLESAADVIAKFLKSDSHNLKYMGIDALGRLIKLSPQIAEQHQLAVIDCLEDPDDTLKRKTFELLYKMTKSSNVEVIVDRMVDYMISISDDHYKTYIASRCVELAEQFAPSNHWFIQTMNKVFEHAGDLVNIKVAHNLMRLIAEGFGEDDDATDSQLRSSAVESYLRIIGEPKLPSMFLQVICWVLGEYGTADGKHSASYISGKLCDIAEAYSNDETVKAYAISALMKIYAFEVAAGRKVDMLPECQSFIEELLASHSTDLQQRAYELQAVVGLDAQAVQAILPRDTRCEEIEVDKDLSFLNGYVDQAIEKGAQPYIAEDERNGMGNVSNLRSQDQHESIQHGLRFEAYELPKPPMQSKVDPVSSTDVVPVPEALSYRETHPISSVGSTSEAGSSELKLRLDGVQKKWGRPTYSTPTSSTTNSPSEKPANGASHVDSATASYSKSRDSQNTKKTEIDPEKQKLAASLFGGSSQPERRSSTGHKASRSSGGAADGSRGSKAVEKTIQQPPPPDLLDFSDEPTVTSALPSVDPFKQLEGLLDSSMSSTTNHNAGTATIAPDIMSLYGDSTASQDSLDIFHGLSTEPTGATSGETTVTTLPQSVKGPNAKDALEKDALVRQMGVNPTSQNPNLFRDLLG; from the exons ATGGAGCAGCTGAAAACAATCGGTCGCGAGCTGACAATGGGTTCGCAAGGCGGATTCGGCCAATCAAAGGAGTTCCTGGATCTGGTAAAATCCATCGGAGAAGCCCGATCCAAGGCCGAAGAAGACCGCATCGTCCTCCGCGAGATCGAAACCCTAAAACGCCGCCTCCTCGAGCCCGATATCCCAAAACGCAAGATGAAGGAGTACATCATACGCCTCCTCTACGTCGAGATGCTTGGCCACGACGCCTCCTTTGGTTACATCCACGCCGTTAAGATGACTCACGACGACGCCTTACCTCTCAAACGCACCGGTTACCTCGCCGTCACGCTTTTCCTCTCCGACGACCACGACCTCATCATCCTCATCGTCAACACAATCCAGAAGGATCTGCGTTCCGATAACTACC GGTTGTGGAGCTCTTGGGCCACTCTAAGGAGGCCGTTAGGAAGAAGGCCGTTATGGCGTTGCACCGCTTTTACCAGAAGTCACCCGGGGCGGTTTCGCACTTGGTTTCCAATTTTAGGAAGAGGCTGTGCGATAATGATCCTGGTGTCATGGGTGCCTCCCTTTGCCCGCTCTTTGATCTTGTAACCATTGATGCCAAATCTTATAAGGATCTTGTGAGTAGCTTTGTCAGTATCTTGAAGCAGGTTGCTGAAAGGAGGCTTCCTAAGAGCTATGATTATCATCAGATGCCCGCGCCGTTCATTCAG GTTAAGTTGCTAAAGATATTGGCACTGTTGGGGAGTGGGGATAAGCAAGCTAGTGAGAGCATGTATACTGTTCTTGGTGATATTATCAGGAAGAGCGATTCATCAACTAATATTGGGAATGCCGTTCTGTATGAGTGCATTTGTTGTGTGGCTTCCATACACCCCAATCCCAAGTTGTTAGAATCCGCTGCAGATGTTATTGCAAAGTTCTTGAAG AGTGACAGTCATAATCTCAAGTACATGGGCATTGATGCCCTTGGTCGGTTGATAAAGTTGAGTCCGCAGATAGCAGAACAACACCAACTAGCTGTGATTGACTGCTTAGAG GACCCTGATGATACTCTGAAGCGAAAGACTTTTGAATTGCTATATAAAATGACCAAGTCCTCCAATGTCGAAGTGATCGTTGACCGCATGGTTGACTACATGATCAGCATAAGTGATGACCATTATAAAACCTATATAGCATCTCGTTGTGTGGAACTTGCTGAGCAATTTGCTCCAAGTAATCATTGGTTTATACAG ACCATGAATAAAGTTTTTGAGCATGCCGGAGATCTTGTGAACATTAAGGTGGCACATAATCTAATGAGGTTGATTGCTGAAGGGTTTGGAGAGGATGATGATGCTACAGATAGCCAGTTGAGATCATCTGCT GTTGAATCATATTTGCGCATTATTGGAGAGCCAAAGCTTCCATCCATGTTTCTTCAG GTCATCTGTTGGGTTCTGGGTGAGTACGGCACAGCTGATGGAAAACATTCTGCTTCATATATCAGTGGAAAGTTATGTGACATTGCAGAAGCATATTCAAATGATGAAACTGTTAAG GCATATGCAATTTCAGCATTAATGAAAATTTATGCTTTTGAAGTAGCAGCTGGGAGGAAAGTGGATATGCTACCTGAG TGTCAATCTTTTATTGAAGAATTATTAGCATCTCACTCAACAGATTTGCAGCAACGTGCTTATGAATTGCAAGCCGTTGTTGGTTTGGATGCACAAGCTGTTCAAGCAATATTGCCACGAGACACAAGATGTGAAGAAATTGAG GTTGATAAGGACCTTTCTTTCCTCAATGGTTATGTAGATCAAGCAATAGAAAAGGGTGCTCAGCCTTACATTGCTGAGGATGAGCGTAATGGGATGGGTAATGTGAGCAACCTCAGAAGCCAAGACCAACATGAATCGATACAGCATGGTCTGAGATTTGAGGCATATGAACTTCCAAAGCCTCCAATGCAATCAAAAGTTGATCCAGTTTCATCAACAGATGTTGTTCCAGTACCTGAGGCATTATCTTATAGGGAGACCCATCCCATATCATCAGTGGGATCGACATCAGAGGCTGGGTCATCAGAGCTTAAGCTACGTCTTGATGGTGTTCAGAAGAAGTGGGGTAGGCCAACTTATTCGACTCCAACATCATCTACCACGAATTCTCCTTCCGAAAAACCTGCAAATGGTGCTAGCCATGTGGATAGTGCAACAGCTTCCTATTCAAAGTCACGTGATAGTCAGAATACAAAAAAGACAGAGATTGATCCAGAAAAGCAGAAGCTTGCTGCTTCATTGTTTGGTGGATCATCACAACCTGAGAGAAGATCATCCACTGGTCATAAGGCTTCAAGATCTAGTGGTGGTGCTGCAGATGGATCTCGCGGATCTAAAGCTGTGGAGAAAACGATTCAACAACCACCGCCTCCAGATTTGCTCGACTTCAGTGATGAACCAACTGTTACTAGTGCCCTTCCTTCCGTTGATCCCTTCAAGCAATTGGAAGGACTTCTTGACTCAAGCATGAGTTCTACAACAAACCATAATGCAGGTACTGCCACTATTGCACCTGATATTATGTCACTCTATGGAGACAGTACTGCAAGTCAGGATAGTTTAGATATTTTTCATGGGTTGTCGACTGAACCTACTGGGGCTACTAGTGGAGAAACAACTGTGACAACTTTGCCGCAATCTGTGAAGGGTCCAAACGCTAAAGATGCCTTGGAGAAGGATGCATTAGTGAGGCAGATGGGGGTGAACCCTACTAGTCAAAATCCCAACTTGTTCAGGGACTTGCTTGGCTAA
- the LOC107487352 gene encoding calvin cycle protein CP12-1, chloroplastic codes for MTTISTMTLSSPTRVIAKGVQTPLKTQTIKCSPIFKLNKRWPGLIGSGRSSSIQPVRAAPDKISEKVEKSIKDAEETCTDNPTSNECAAAWDEVEELSAAASHARDKKKDSDPLENYCKDNPETDECRTYDN; via the coding sequence ATGACAACAATTTCTACTATGACCCTCTCAAGTCCTACTAGAGTAATTGCCAAGGGAGTACAGACGCCTCTAAAGACTCAAACAATCAAGTGTTCACCCATATTCAAGCTCAACAAGAGGTGGCCTGGTTTAATTGGTTCGGGCCGATCATCTTCGATCCAACCTGTTCGTGCAGCCCCGGATAAAATATCAGAAAAGGTAGAGAAGAGCATAAAGGATGCCGAGGAGACATGCACCGATAACCCGACCAGCAATGAGTGTGCAGCTGCTTGGGATGAGGTAGAGGAGCTGAGCGCGGCGGCGAGTCATGCGAGAGACAAGAAGAAAGATTCGGACCCGCTTGAGAATTACTGTAAGGATAATCCAGAAACTGATGAGTGCCGCACCTATGATAATTGA